GTCGGGCTCTTACTAAATATCGCTAAGCACGAGGAAGATAATGAAGATATTATTCGCCCTTAGTGGTTCTGGCGGCCATATATTTCCTGCCTTGAGCACAGCAGAAAAACTTGCTAAAGGAAGCAGTCAGGCGGATATAGTTTTTTTAACAGAAAAAAACAAGATAAGCCTTGAGATATTAGGTAATAGCGAATTTAAGGTATTTTTTCTAGACTCTAAACTCGCACGCCGCCTTCCTTTACAAGCATTCTCATCCATTGTAAAATTATTAATGACATCTTTCGAGAGCTTGCGCATTGTAAGAGAAATCCGGCCTGACGTCGTTGTTGGCTTTGGAGGCTATATAAGTATAATACCTATATTTTTGGCAAAATTATTCAGGCTTAAAAGCATTATCCATGAACAGAATGTTTCTTTAGGTAGGGCAAATTATCTTCTATCCTTAATTTGCAATTGTCTGGCAGTAAGTTTTAAGGCCACAGAAGGCAGATTTAAAAACTCAAGACTTAATAAAAAAATTATTTATACGGGATTACCACTTCGGGAGGGTCTAAAAGAGGTAAGTTCATCGGAGGCTATTCGTTTTTTTGATTTTGATTCCAATATTTTTACAATCCTTGTTCTGGGTGGTTCGCAAGGCTCACAACATATAAATAAAGACTTTATTGATTGTTTAGAAGATTTACCCTTTAAGGATAAATTACAGATTATCCATATCTCTGGATTTAAGGATGAGGCTTGGATTAAATCTTTTTATGATAAGTCTCCTCAACTGAAGGTGAAAACCTTCCCGTTTTTAAGCCAGATGAGTTTTGCCTTTAGCGCTGCAGATCTTTGTATCTGTCGCAGCGGAGCCTCAACTATTAATGAGCTAAGCTTATTTAAACTTCCGGCAATGCTTATCCCTTACCCGGGAACACATGTTCATCAGCGTGAGAATGCCCAAATTCTAGTAAAGGCTGGGGCAGCAGTTCTTCTTGAGGAAAGAAAATTAGCATTTTCTCTAAAGGAGAATTTAAAACGCCTATATAACCAGAGAGAAATAATTAAGGATATGAAGGAGTCTTTTCCTAAGGATGTGATATTTAATGCCAGCGATCGATTGTCGGAGGTAATTATAAACATATGATGAGACTAATTAAGATTTCTATTATCCTGAATTTGGCTGCTTTATTATTAGTGTCTTCCTTAGGAAGGTGCGAAGAGGAATGGTCTGTTACGAGAAGCAGACATTTTATTCTATATTATCATGAAGATATCAATAAAGGTTTTCTTTCAAAGGCTGTTTCTTCTGCGGAAAGGTATTATGATGAAATTACTGACAGATTAGGCTTTAAGCGATATGAATATTGGCTCTGGGATAATAGGGCTAAGCTTTATATTTATAAGGATAGAGAATCTTATATTAAGGCTACAGGAATGCCTAGCTGGTCAGGAGGCCGGGCTATTTATAAAGACAAGATTATTGAATCCTTTCCTTGGTCTAAAGGTTTTTTTGAATATCTGCTTCCGCATGAACTTGGCCATATAATATTCAGAGAGTTTATTGGCTTTGATATAGTAGTGCCGCTCTGGTTTGAAGAGGGTGTTGCCTGTAGCCAGGAAGATAAAAGGTATCAATCAAAGCGGCGCAGCCAATTATATAAAGCCCTCAAGGCATCTTCTTTAATCCCTGTAACTGAATTGAATACCATAGATGTTCGTCAGGTTACTGATGAGGTTAGGGCAAATCTTTTTTATGCACAGGCTGAAAGCCTGGTTAATTTCTTGCTTGAGAAATACGGCAGATATGATTTTGTAAGATTGTGTAGATTGATTCGTGATTATAAGGATTTTGAGGTTGCATTAAGTAAGATTTTTTACAGATATAAGACTCTAGAAGATTTAGACAAGGATTGGCGCTATTACCTAAATATTAAATTTGATCTGGAGTAGGGTATGAAAAATTATCATCTCGTAGGTATTGGCGGAGTCGGAATGAGCGCCATTGCCACATTGCTCATGAAGCGGGATCTAAAATTAAGCGGTTCAGATATACGCGAAAATCAGATTATTCGCGATTTAAAGGAGAAGGGAGTAGATATCAACATCGGTCATCGTAGGAAAAATCTGAGTAAAAATGTAGAGGCGCTTGTCCTATCTTCGGCAATTGGTGATGATAATCCAGAGATTATTGAGGCCAAGAGGAGAGGTATACCTATTTATGGGCGCGCACAAGTTTTGTCCTGGCTTATGAAGGGAAAGAAGATCATCACCGTAACCGGTGCACATGGTAAGACAACGACAGCTTCTCTTATTGCTTATATCCTTTCCCACGCGGGTTTAAATCCTACTGTGGCTATCGGCGGAGTTGCCAAGAACTTTTCCATTAATGCCTGGCAGGGCGATGGCGATTATTTTGTAGCTGAGGCTGATGAGAGCGATGGTTCTTTCCTAAATTTTAAACCCGATTTTTCAATTATTACCAATATTGACAATGAACACTTGGATTATTATGGTAGCTTCGATTCTCTGCTTGACTCCTTTGCTAAATTTATTGATGGAACAAGAGATGGTGGAACAATTCTGATAGACTACTGTGATAAGAATTTACAGACCTTAGTAAACAATTCCGGAAAACACTATAAGACCTTTGGTCTGGATAGGAATGCAGATATCCGGGCAGAAAATATTAAGACCTTATCATTCGGCTTGCAATTTGACTGCCTTCTAGCTTCAAAAAGATTAGCTAGAATTTCCCTACCGCTGATTGGTGAGCATAATATAATAAATTGCCTGGCTGCTATTCTTTTAAGTTTAGAGTTAAATATTGACTTGAATAGAATAATCCAGGCTATTAAGGATTATCAGGGAACATGGCGCCGCCTAGATTTAAAATTTAGGAGCCCGAAGATTATGCTCATCGATGACTATGCGCACCATCCTACTGAAATCAAGGCTACCTTGAAGGCTGTGAAAGAATTGATAACCGCAAATAAATCTTACCAAAAGATTATTACTGTATTTCAGCCACATCGTTTTTCACGCACAAAGCTTTTACTTGGTGAGTTTATAGGTGCCTTTGATTTATGCGATGATTTAATTATCACTGATATCTACTCGGCAACTGAGAAGCCAATTAAAGGAATCAACGCCAAGATTCTTTATGAGGAGATTAAAAAGGCAAAGAAAGATAATGTCTATTATTTAGAAAAACAGGATATCATTGATCATGTTCTCAAACATCTATCCGGATCTGATGTTGTTCTTTTTCTGGGAGCAGGTGATATCACCAAATTAGCTGATGAATTTAGGGAAGTCCTTGAAAGGATTTAAGGGAGAGATTAAATTTAAAGAGCCACTTTCTTTGCATACTACTTTTAGGATTGGCGGCGCGATAAATTTATGGGCAGAGCCAGGGGATATCCCTTCTTTAAGAATGTTGCTTAAGTTTGCAAGGGAGGAAGACCTTGCAGTTTTAGTTGTAGGAGGAGGTTCTAATCTACTCTGCAAAGATAAATTCCTTAATGCCCTTGCCATTAATCTATGTAGCCCCTTTTTTTCTAAGATTAGGATAAATTCAAAAGGTATTATTGCCGGCGCTGGCGCAAAAACGCCCCATCTGATCAAAGAGGCCTTAAAGGCTGGAAGAGGCGGCCTTGAATTCTTAGCAGGTATTCCAGCAACCTTAGGTGGTGCAATCTGGATGAATGCTGCAGCAGGCCCTGGTGGCTCTACGGCAGATATAGTTGAGTCAGTTCAGATAATGAATGCTGCTGGGAGAATTCGCAATATAAGAAGGGCTGATTTAGAATTTAAGTATCGAGGTCTAAATCTTTCTCGTTGTATAATTCTAAAAGCGCAATTGAAATTAACAAGGCAGCCCCGAGGCAATATAAAAGAATTATTAACCACTAATCTTAAAAGACGAAAAAGGTCCCAAGAATTAAATGCCTCCTCAGCTGGATGCGTTTTTAAAAATCCCTCGCAAGAAGTAGGCAAGGGGATTACTGCTGGTTATTTAATCCAGAAGGCCAAACTTAAAGGCACTAGCTGTGGCAGGGCTTATGTCTCGAAGCGTCATGCAAATTTTATTATTAATAAAGGAGATGCAAAGGCTAAGGATGTGATCGCGCTCATGAATAAAGTCAAAACAAAGGTCAAGGATAAATTCGCAATTAGACTCGAGCCTGAGATCAACATCATTGGAAACACAAGAAGAGCAGCCTCAGACATTAATGGCCTTAGGTTTTTATGAGAGTTAAGAATTTAGAGAGTCTTAAAATTGCCGTTTTTATGGGTGGGGTATCGCAAGAGCGTGAGATTTCCATTAAATCAGGCAATGCTGTATTTCTAGCACTAAAAGATGCGGGTCTTAATGTAATAAAGGTTGATATCACTTCCGATAACAGGCAAAAAATCAAGGAAAAGATAAAAGATTTGAAGATAGATTTGGTTTTCATCGCTCTTCACGGAAGGTTTGGGGAGGACGGCACATTACAGGAAATACTAGAGGATGAGGCAGTCGCCTATACAGGTTCAGGCCCTGCTGCCAGTAGATTGGCAATGGATAAGATTGCCTCAAAAAAAATGTTTTTAGAGGCGCATCTGAATGTGCCGCCATTTTCTGTAGTAGGTTTATCCAAGGATGATGAGCTTTGTAATATTATTGAAAAAATAGGATTTCCTTTGGTAGTAAAACCTGCAAGCTCAGGTTCAAGCATTGGTCTTTCCATTATCCAGAGAGAAGAGGATATTCTTAAGGCGCTTAGCCTGGCTAGGAAATCTAGCGATTCGGTTATTATCGAAAAATTTATTAAAGGCAGAGAAATAACTGTAGGGATTTTAGATAAGCAGTCTTTGCCGCCAATTGAGATTGTACCGGATGAGCAATTTTTCAATTTTCAGGCTAAATATAAAAGCGAAGGCACGCAATATATTGTTCCGGCAAGGTTAGATAAAACTTTATTAGAGCAGTTTAGGCATGCTGCGTTCTCTGCGCATAAATGCCTATCTTGTAGTGGATTTTCTCGTGTGGATATGCTTCTTGGCGCTGGTGATAATAAGATTTATGTGCTTGAAGTGAATACGATTCCTGGTTTAACCGAAAGGAGTCTACTCCCTAAAGCGGCTAAGTATATCGGCCTTGATTTTCCAAGGCTGTGTCAGGAAATACTAGGATTGGCTAGAGGCTTATGAAATATCAAAAGAGAAATATCAAGATTAAGCAAAAAAAGATTTTTAAAATAAGGTATATAAGGAAGTTTGCGATATTTTCTATTTTAGTTATTTTAGCAATTCTGACTCTAAATCCCTCTTTTAAGAAGATACAAAAAAGCGCCTTTTTCGAAGTCAGGACAGTTGTAATAAAAGGCAATCCCGGCTGGCTTGAGCACTCTGTGAGATTTCTTATTGGTAAGAATCTTTTTAGCATTGATTTAGACAAGGTCAGAAACAGATTAAAATATGAGCATTCTGAAATAGAAGAGATCTCATTAAGTAGACTTTGGCCAGATGCAATATATATTAAGTTTACTCTTAGAAAGGCTGTGGCGACATTGGCAGCAAGGGAAGATTTATTAGTTGACAAATACGGATTCTTTTTAGAAAGAGGCAAATATAAAGAGGCTGTCCTTGATTTACCTCTGATTCAAGGCATCTCTCTTAGGGGATCAGAGAGAAAAAAGCGCATAAATTTAGATGCTAAAGTCACAGCAGCATTCGAACTTATCCAGCTATATTCAAAGTCAGGGATCTTAGATGATTACAGGCTGATTGAGGTAGATGTCGGACATATCTCCAAAAACGCACTCTCTATTAGCAAAAAAGAATCTGGCAAAGATCAGCATCGAATAATTGTAAAGGTTGGCGAAGGTTCATATAAGAGGAAGTTAGAGATGCTAGAGGTCTTCTTAAACAAGGCAGATTTTAACTGGGCTAATATAAATTATGTTGATTTGCGTTTTAACGAGCCGATCGTTGGTTTAAAAGATGGGCAATAGTCAAATTTTTGTTGTGGATATCGGAGGCAGTAAGGTAAGTGCAGCCTTGGCATTCTGCTCAAGGGACAATAGAATTTTTGAGATTTTTACTGAGTCCGCAAAAAGAAGAGCTGTATCTAGAAATAGCACAGAGTACATGAGCGATTTGAGTGATATAATTTCAAACATCAAGACATCCTTAGAGAGGAAGACCGATACCAGATTAAAAGATGTCTTTGCCAATATTGATTCCGAATTTGTAAGTTGTCGCCTAAGTAAGGCGGCAATGGCCTTGACCCAAGGCGTTGCAAAGACTGTTTCGCATTCAGAGTTGAAGAGGGTCCAGAGTCAAGCCCGGCATTTGGGGCTTAAGCTTGATGAAGAAATACTGCATGAATTTCCTAGCCGCTATATAGTCGACTCAAACGTGGCTGTAGGCAATCCCTTGGGATTAGCAGCCAGAAAATTAGAAGTGGACCTATTCCTTATAGTCGCAAAGGCTATTGGTGTTGATTCTATGACTAAGATCCTAAGTCGCTCTGGACTAAAACTCAAATCAGTTTCCTTTTCAGGGATTGCATCTGCTGCGGCAATATTAAAGAGCAGGGAAGAATTGCAAAATGCAGTTGTAATTGATATTGGAGCCCTAAATACAAAGATTGCGATTTTTTCTGATGGCATCTTAAATGATGTAAAGGTGATACATTTTGCTGGAAATAATATTAGCGAGGCTATTTCAAGTTCCCTAAATCTATCTTATGCACTTGCTGAGGAATTGAAAGAAACCTATAGCAGCGTAGCAGTTGATGTTGCTTTATCCGACGACGACATCATGATCAAGACCAAAAACTCTTATAAGACAATTAAACGCTCCAAGGTTTCTAAAGCGGCATTGCCAGAGGTAAAGAGATTGATTTCTTTGATAAAAGATTGCCTGGGTCAAGCCTTATCGAATGAGCCGCGTATTTTTGTCTGTGGAGGTACTGCGCTTTTAGATGGTCTCTTGGAGGCATTGGAGGCTGAGCTATCAGTACCAGTTGTTCTTGGCCGTCCAAACGTAGACTATTTCCCGGCCCAAAAACGTAATAATTTTTTCAAAAATCCTAGCCAGGCAACGATGGTCGGCCTTATTGCACTGGCTTTAAAAAAAGCAGATGTGATACCCGCCTCACCCAAGCCTAAAGGAAAAGAATTATTCGGTCAATTTCTTGAGAAAGTAAAGCAGGCCTATACTGATTATTTTTAGTCACCTTCCTCAACGTCCTCATATGAGTCCTTTTCCATTGACACTCATTTAGTTTTATGTTAAGTTATTCCGTTAGCATTCTTAAAAAGTCAAAAGAGATGATTCAAGAAAATATTTTGCGCTTAAAGGAGCGCATAACCGCAGTCTGTAACCGCCTAGGCAGAAACCCGCAAGAAATTAAGATTGTCGCTATTACAAAAAATACCACACCCCCAATGATTAAGCAGGCTATTGATTACGGTATTAATGATATTGGCGAAAATCGTGTTCAGGATGCTATTTCAAAGTTTGCCAGTTTAGAGAGCGAGAAGATAAAATTTAGCAAACATATGGTTGGCCATCTACAGACTAACAAGGCCAAAAAGTGCGTTGAAATATTTGATCTTATACAGTCTGTAGACAGCCTAAAACTAGCCTCAGAGATTAATGAGCAGGCTGAAAAAATCAACAAAATCCAGAATATATTGATCCAGGTCAATACCTCTAGCGAAGTAACTAAATTCGGTCTGAAGTGCGAAGAGCTCAAAGGTTTTATAAGAGAGATTCCCAAATTTGAAAATTTAAAGGTTCAGGGTCTCATGACCATAGCGCCTTTAGTAGAGAATCCTCAAGAAGTACGTATCTTTTTTAAGAGATTAAGTGAATTAAAAGATAAGATTAACGAGCAGAGAGAGCAGGCTGAAAATATAGGAATCCTCTCAATGGGCATGACTGATGATTTTGAGGTAGCAATTGAGGAAGGCTCAAATATGATTAGGGTTGGCAGGGCTATTTTTGGAGACTAGATGCAAAAAGGAATCGGGATTATAGGCTTTGGTAATATGGGTTCGGCGATTGCTGAACAATTAAAAGATAAATATCAAATTTTTGTTTTTGATAAGGATGAAAATAAGACCAGAGATTTAAGCTCTATTTATGTTAGTAGAGATATTGATAGTTTATTAGCTAGAGTCGATACAGTTATATTGGCAGTAAAGCCGCAGGACTTTGATGCCTTAGTTAGCAAGATAAAAGATTTGCTCGCAAATAAACTTGTGGTTTCGATTGCTGCTGGTATTTCTACAGAATATATCCAGAAGGAATTAGGCAAGGTGCGTATTATTCGCAGCATGCCTAATCTTCCTGCTAAAATAGGCCGTGGCATGATTTGTATATGTAGGGGCCAATATGCTACTGGCAATGATTTGAAATTTGCAAGAGAACTGTTTCTAAATTTGGGAACTATACTAGAGGTAGATGAGTCTATGATGGATTCTGCAACAGCAATCTCTGGCAGCGGCCCGGGTTTTCTCTATGCATTTCTTGAAAATAGAGAAAAAAGCCAATGGCCTGATTTTTTAAAAGAGAAATTCATACCTAAGCTCTCTGAGTCAGCCCTGAAGGCAGGCTTCAGGCAAGAAGAGGCCAAAATCTTGGCTAATCACACTGCTTGCGGTAGCCTTGCGTTACTAGAGCAGACTGGGCTAGGCCCGCAAGATTTACGAATGCAGGTTACTTCTAAAGGAGGCACTACAGAAGCTGGCTTAAAGAAATTAGACGTTAATAATGTTGAGTCTTTACTTGCGGCATGTGAAGCAGCTTTATTAAAAGTAAAGTCATTGTCGCGCTAGGGGAGTAATTATGTCAGGAAAAATCGGAATCATGGGTGGAAGCGGCTTACAAAAATTAGAAGGGATAAAGGATGTGAGAAAAGAAGAGGTTAAGACACCTTTCGGAGATGCGTCGGATAAATTTGTAATTGGGAAGCTAGAAGGCAAAGAGGTTGTTTTTCTGCCGCGGCATGGCCTGGGCCATAGGATAGCTCCGAGTGAAATAAATTATCGGGCTAATATTTATGGAATGAAAAAACTTGGCGTTGAAAGAATAATCTCTGTAACTGCCTGCGGTAGTTTAAAAGAGGATATCAGGCCTTTAGATTTTGTGGCTGTTGATCAGTTTGTTGACAGGACTAATCATGCAAGGGATATGACCTTTTTTGATAAGGATATTGTTGTCCATGTAGTTTTTGCACATCCAGTATGCGCAGGGCTTTCTAATTCGATATGTGAGGCTGCTAAGCTAGGAGATGTCAGTATTCACAAGGGTGGTACCTACATAAACATGGAAGGACCCGCATTTTCAACTCTAGCAGAGTCGAATCTTTACCGGTCTTGGGGAATGGATATAATTGGCATGACTAATATGGCTGAGGCAAAATTAGCACGAGAGGCAGAGATATGTTATGCGACATTGGCTGCTGTAACGGATTATGACTGTTGGCATCTTGAACATGAAAGCGTAACTATAGATTTAGTAATTGCCAACTTACAAAAGAATATTGATAACGCAAAGAAGATCATATCTAATCTTGTTAAAATCCTACCGGACAAAAGAGATTGCGGCTGTCGCGATGCGCTTAAGTTTGCAATTATTACAGATAAAAACCTAATACCGAATAGGGTAAAGAAAGATCTAGATATTATCATCGGAAAGTATATAAAATGAGCCAGGATTATCGCAACACATTAAATCTACCAAAGACGTCTTTTAACATGCGGGCAAATCTGCCGAAGAATGAGCCTAAGATTTTAGATTCTTGGCAGGCTAGGAAGATTTACGATAAAATCAAGCTCAAGTATTCTAAAAGTAAATCTTATATCCTGCATGATGGGCCTCCTTATGCCAATGGTCATATCCACATCGGCCATGTCTTGAATAAGACCTTAAAGGATATCGTCGTAAAATACAAGACAATGAAAGGTTATAATTCTCCCTTTGTGCCTGGTTGGGATTGTCACGGTCTTCCCGTAGAACATCAGTTATTCAAGGAATTGGGAATAAATAAGGACCAGATAGATCAGTTGAAATTTAGACGTAAGGCTTATGATTATGCAGTTAAATTTGTTAAAGTGCAGAAGCAGGAGTTTGAGCGTTTAGGGGTTTTTGCAGATTGGGACAAGCCTTATTTGACATTAGATAATGACTATGAAGAAAGCATTATTGATTCATTTGCAAAATTAGTAAAAAAAGGATATATCTATCGCGGCCTAAAACCTGTTAACTGGTGTGCAAGGTGCGAAACTGCTTTAGCTGAAGCAGAGGTCGAATAT
This window of the Candidatus Omnitrophota bacterium genome carries:
- a CDS encoding pyrroline-5-carboxylate reductase, giving the protein MQKGIGIIGFGNMGSAIAEQLKDKYQIFVFDKDENKTRDLSSIYVSRDIDSLLARVDTVILAVKPQDFDALVSKIKDLLANKLVVSIAAGISTEYIQKELGKVRIIRSMPNLPAKIGRGMICICRGQYATGNDLKFARELFLNLGTILEVDESMMDSATAISGSGPGFLYAFLENREKSQWPDFLKEKFIPKLSESALKAGFRQEEAKILANHTACGSLALLEQTGLGPQDLRMQVTSKGGTTEAGLKKLDVNNVESLLAACEAALLKVKSLSR
- the murC gene encoding UDP-N-acetylmuramate--L-alanine ligase, translating into MKNYHLVGIGGVGMSAIATLLMKRDLKLSGSDIRENQIIRDLKEKGVDINIGHRRKNLSKNVEALVLSSAIGDDNPEIIEAKRRGIPIYGRAQVLSWLMKGKKIITVTGAHGKTTTASLIAYILSHAGLNPTVAIGGVAKNFSINAWQGDGDYFVAEADESDGSFLNFKPDFSIITNIDNEHLDYYGSFDSLLDSFAKFIDGTRDGGTILIDYCDKNLQTLVNNSGKHYKTFGLDRNADIRAENIKTLSFGLQFDCLLASKRLARISLPLIGEHNIINCLAAILLSLELNIDLNRIIQAIKDYQGTWRRLDLKFRSPKIMLIDDYAHHPTEIKATLKAVKELITANKSYQKIITVFQPHRFSRTKLLLGEFIGAFDLCDDLIITDIYSATEKPIKGINAKILYEEIKKAKKDNVYYLEKQDIIDHVLKHLSGSDVVLFLGAGDITKLADEFREVLERI
- a CDS encoding rod shape-determining protein is translated as MGNSQIFVVDIGGSKVSAALAFCSRDNRIFEIFTESAKRRAVSRNSTEYMSDLSDIISNIKTSLERKTDTRLKDVFANIDSEFVSCRLSKAAMALTQGVAKTVSHSELKRVQSQARHLGLKLDEEILHEFPSRYIVDSNVAVGNPLGLAARKLEVDLFLIVAKAIGVDSMTKILSRSGLKLKSVSFSGIASAAAILKSREELQNAVVIDIGALNTKIAIFSDGILNDVKVIHFAGNNISEAISSSLNLSYALAEELKETYSSVAVDVALSDDDIMIKTKNSYKTIKRSKVSKAALPEVKRLISLIKDCLGQALSNEPRIFVCGGTALLDGLLEALEAELSVPVVLGRPNVDYFPAQKRNNFFKNPSQATMVGLIALALKKADVIPASPKPKGKELFGQFLEKVKQAYTDYF
- the mtnP gene encoding S-methyl-5'-thioadenosine phosphorylase, with the translated sequence MSGKIGIMGGSGLQKLEGIKDVRKEEVKTPFGDASDKFVIGKLEGKEVVFLPRHGLGHRIAPSEINYRANIYGMKKLGVERIISVTACGSLKEDIRPLDFVAVDQFVDRTNHARDMTFFDKDIVVHVVFAHPVCAGLSNSICEAAKLGDVSIHKGGTYINMEGPAFSTLAESNLYRSWGMDIIGMTNMAEAKLAREAEICYATLAAVTDYDCWHLEHESVTIDLVIANLQKNIDNAKKIISNLVKILPDKRDCGCRDALKFAIITDKNLIPNRVKKDLDIIIGKYIK
- the murB gene encoding UDP-N-acetylmuramate dehydrogenase, coding for MKGFKGEIKFKEPLSLHTTFRIGGAINLWAEPGDIPSLRMLLKFAREEDLAVLVVGGGSNLLCKDKFLNALAINLCSPFFSKIRINSKGIIAGAGAKTPHLIKEALKAGRGGLEFLAGIPATLGGAIWMNAAAGPGGSTADIVESVQIMNAAGRIRNIRRADLEFKYRGLNLSRCIILKAQLKLTRQPRGNIKELLTTNLKRRKRSQELNASSAGCVFKNPSQEVGKGITAGYLIQKAKLKGTSCGRAYVSKRHANFIINKGDAKAKDVIALMNKVKTKVKDKFAIRLEPEINIIGNTRRAASDINGLRFL
- a CDS encoding UDP-N-acetylglucosamine--N-acetylmuramyl-(pentapeptide) pyrophosphoryl-undecaprenol N-acetylglucosamine transferase, translated to MKILFALSGSGGHIFPALSTAEKLAKGSSQADIVFLTEKNKISLEILGNSEFKVFFLDSKLARRLPLQAFSSIVKLLMTSFESLRIVREIRPDVVVGFGGYISIIPIFLAKLFRLKSIIHEQNVSLGRANYLLSLICNCLAVSFKATEGRFKNSRLNKKIIYTGLPLREGLKEVSSSEAIRFFDFDSNIFTILVLGGSQGSQHINKDFIDCLEDLPFKDKLQIIHISGFKDEAWIKSFYDKSPQLKVKTFPFLSQMSFAFSAADLCICRSGASTINELSLFKLPAMLIPYPGTHVHQRENAQILVKAGAAVLLEERKLAFSLKENLKRLYNQREIIKDMKESFPKDVIFNASDRLSEVIINI
- a CDS encoding FtsQ-type POTRA domain-containing protein → MKYQKRNIKIKQKKIFKIRYIRKFAIFSILVILAILTLNPSFKKIQKSAFFEVRTVVIKGNPGWLEHSVRFLIGKNLFSIDLDKVRNRLKYEHSEIEEISLSRLWPDAIYIKFTLRKAVATLAAREDLLVDKYGFFLERGKYKEAVLDLPLIQGISLRGSERKKRINLDAKVTAAFELIQLYSKSGILDDYRLIEVDVGHISKNALSISKKESGKDQHRIIVKVGEGSYKRKLEMLEVFLNKADFNWANINYVDLRFNEPIVGLKDGQ
- a CDS encoding D-alanine--D-alanine ligase; amino-acid sequence: MRVKNLESLKIAVFMGGVSQEREISIKSGNAVFLALKDAGLNVIKVDITSDNRQKIKEKIKDLKIDLVFIALHGRFGEDGTLQEILEDEAVAYTGSGPAASRLAMDKIASKKMFLEAHLNVPPFSVVGLSKDDELCNIIEKIGFPLVVKPASSGSSIGLSIIQREEDILKALSLARKSSDSVIIEKFIKGREITVGILDKQSLPPIEIVPDEQFFNFQAKYKSEGTQYIVPARLDKTLLEQFRHAAFSAHKCLSCSGFSRVDMLLGAGDNKIYVLEVNTIPGLTERSLLPKAAKYIGLDFPRLCQEILGLARGL
- a CDS encoding YggS family pyridoxal phosphate-dependent enzyme, whose translation is MLSYSVSILKKSKEMIQENILRLKERITAVCNRLGRNPQEIKIVAITKNTTPPMIKQAIDYGINDIGENRVQDAISKFASLESEKIKFSKHMVGHLQTNKAKKCVEIFDLIQSVDSLKLASEINEQAEKINKIQNILIQVNTSSEVTKFGLKCEELKGFIREIPKFENLKVQGLMTIAPLVENPQEVRIFFKRLSELKDKINEQREQAENIGILSMGMTDDFEVAIEEGSNMIRVGRAIFGD